The Calothrix sp. PCC 7507 DNA segment GTTGCTGATGTAATAACTAGCTTGTAGCAATAGTCCCAATAGTACCGCTATCACAAACGCACCTAAGGTTTGAAACGGTGCAAAGCCGGATATGAGGGATAGCTATTTAGGGACTGGCTGATGAATAATGTACTAATTGAGTATACCCTGAGGGCACGGCAGTGCCGTGCCCCTACATTTGGCGATATAATTTAGGACTTACGCATTGACGAAACAACTAGTTTATGTATTCAATCAGCACAAACAGCGCTCAAATTATCCAAAACATATTCACGAATAACTTTTGTGAATAGATTCCTTTGGACTTCATACCAATTGTTAATGATATTTTCAGAGCGCATTTTTTCTAAACGAACAAATGCTTGAAGCGAGCAAAATATATGTGTTTTGATTGCGTGGCTATCTCTAACCATGAATCGACAAATTCCACATACTTGTTTGATGGCTCTATGAAAACTTTCAATTCCCCAATGAGTATCATGAATTGTCACAAATTCACTTCTGGTTATTTGTTGGAGAGCTTCTTTATCTGGTAGATACAATATATAGTGCCTAGAGTCTTCTTTTTTGAAGTCCTTCCTAAACAACTTGATAAATCCAAATTCTCTCAGATGCGTGACTAACCCTTGCTCAGGAAGCTCTAAACTGCTTACATGGCAATACTTTCCTGGTTCATTAGATACAGTTCTGTTCTTCTCAACACCAAATAGAAAACCCAATTTCTGGTTTCTTAAAAACTTTAAGTTTTCTACTCCTGAGTACCAACTATCTCCTGTCACTAGTCTTGGTTTTACACCCCAATCAATCACTTCAATCAGCATTTCTTGGAAATAATCGTTCTTGGTTCTCCCCTCCTTTTTGTCATATATTCTGTAATTTATTGGGACTGAATTCCCATGTATGTCGCTGTAATACAGTGTGATTAAATTTAATCCTTTAATCGCCTTATGGTATTTCCCTGACCAAAAATATCCAATTAATTCTGCGTATTTTGGTTCGCTGTATAGCTTTTCTATTACTGTGTCATCAACGCTTAAAATACCTCCTTCTAAATTGATTATTTCTCTGACAATGTCGAATAAATCTTTTGGCTCGTATCTTTCTCTCAACAAAAATCTGTTCACACTATCATGTGAAACATCTCCCAAGATTTCTGCTAACCGACTGCACCCTCCATGCTTTGGCTCCGATAGCAAGAACAGGGTGTAATGCTCTAAATTACATTGTGCTGTTGAGGGTTTGCTGATTTCTCTAATTGTCCGATACCTTGAAAGTAGACGACATCTTTTTTTCAATGCACTATTTTACCACCTCGTCAATGCGTAAGTCCTATAATTTAGCCCTTTCAAGGTGGTGAAATTCGGAACGAAAATTGGTTATTTCAACCTTTAAAAATCCCAAAATCTGAGCGGATAACTTAGGATGATCACACTAAAGCAACGTATCTTCGTTTGTCACCTTGAAAGGGCTAGTCCTATAATTTTGTACCGCATCTGAATGAGAATCGCTATATCGCTCAGATTAATGTATTGTCGCAGCGTCACACACCCTAAGTAAGTCGGCACAATAAAACCAAACTATGTGA contains these protein-coding regions:
- a CDS encoding transposase, which produces MLSEPKHGGCSRLAEILGDVSHDSVNRFLLRERYEPKDLFDIVREIINLEGGILSVDDTVIEKLYSEPKYAELIGYFWSGKYHKAIKGLNLITLYYSDIHGNSVPINYRIYDKKEGRTKNDYFQEMLIEVIDWGVKPRLVTGDSWYSGVENLKFLRNQKLGFLFGVEKNRTVSNEPGKYCHVSSLELPEQGLVTHLREFGFIKLFRKDFKKEDSRHYILYLPDKEALQQITRSEFVTIHDTHWGIESFHRAIKQVCGICRFMVRDSHAIKTHIFCSLQAFVRLEKMRSENIINNWYEVQRNLFTKVIREYVLDNLSAVCAD